In the Hevea brasiliensis isolate MT/VB/25A 57/8 chromosome 8, ASM3005281v1, whole genome shotgun sequence genome, AACTATagttttttcaataaaatttgaaGCTTATAAGAACAAAAAAAATTATACCCTTAATATTCAGAAAACATATTCAAAATAGTAATAGTAAAGGGTAATGTGCCTAGCTTTATTCCAAAAGCCTCAAGAATTAGATCTAAGTTTTCAGAAATAATGAGCAAATTCATTAAACAAACTAGAACGTATTACTTCATGTCACAGTTCAAAATTAGTATTTAATTAGAAATcccaataaatatttttaattaattagaacTAAATTAAATTATACGAACAACAATTGCAGCAACAGAAAGGGGATAAGCAAAGTGGGATTAAAGGGTAATGTGTCTAGCTTTATTCCCTGTTTCTATTACGCCATAAAGGGTAATATTGAAGGCTATATTTAAGATATTACACATAGATATtaaggctatatatatatatatatatatatatatatatatatatatatatatatatatatatatatatataatttaaatatgaaaTGTATTaactataattaaatataaagtttGGATGGAgagaatattttattaataaaataaaatttcaggaaTTTAATTGTTTCAAAATACAAGTATTAATTCTcataatttcttctttttttttttcttgaaaaccctttttttattgaattttcacattcattttacttataattgaaatcatctatatatattgtattcttcggtatattttaatattatttatgtaGCACCCCAATTTTTGAAGGAAATATTAAATATAGTTGTTATTAGGaatagaaataaaatttataaagttttggggagaaaaatttaatttgaacttggacttaaaaaaaaaaagttatagaAGTTTTGGGGCAGAAAATATGATTTTTTGAAAGTTCAATAATCAAAATGAAATTTGTTTAAAACTAGTcaaaatgaaattttttattatatactaGTTAATCTTTTTGCCTTAGTGATTGATATATTTACAGAGcaagagattaaaaaaaaaagataatattaataataatcgaAAAATCTTCAATTCTCGTGCATTTTCATGTTTGAATGCAGATGTCACTTGAAATTTCTATCagtgtattatatatatatatatatatatatatatatatatatatatatatatatatatatatatatatatatatatatatatatatatatatatatatatatttaagtaGGATTGAGGAATTTTTAGACTATGCTTTTAAAAAGACTGGGATGAAAAGTATTGAAAATAAAAGCAAGAATAATCAAACGGAGGCTTGATATTTTGACAAGTAGAAAATATACAATCAAATAATTAGCGACTTTTTGAATAATTGTGATTAAATTTACTTAATTGGATGAGAAAGAAAATGATTTTAGGCCTGAATTGTATTCAGCAGTGGATTTACTCTCTAATTATTCTTTCAAAGATTGACTGTTTAATCTTGATTGTTGATCCAAATATGATAGGATTGTCAATAACATTGAAATGTGAATTATTCCTCTACAGTTATTGATGTTTATGATCTAGGagtaaaaaaatcaaatattggTGATTTTATACAGGTGTTCCATGAATCTCATTGACATGAttgatttaattatgatttaatttaataattattttaatcaatttaattttaacaaattttaatttaattctcatttcaatttaaatcaatttgATTGTGATTTCAAATTGGTAGCATCTTTTTTCAATAGTACAATCAATAGGCACTATCCACATAAAAACATAAAATTTCCCTAATAAACTAAAAGTACCTATTTTCCCAATAAACTAAAAGAGTTGCTATCTCACTTGTATTATCTTGCATTATTTTTACCAATGACTTGTTTTTAGTACCTATTTGTTCTTTATCTATTTGTACATGCAAGATAATGTTTTTTCCCTACATGCTTTAGTTATCATATTTATTGTTATTCATTGTTATTTTTAATTGTTAAAGGATATGGCTCCTGATAAGAGTTGGATGGGAATTGAGAATAGAAAGGACCCTAGATATATTCATGGAGTTAAAGGTTTTCTGACACATGCATTTAGGCATGAATCAATATAAGATGTGATTCCATGTCCTTGCTTAAAATGTAGAAATGTCAATTACAAGcaaaaatttgaagttaggtaccATTTGTTAAAGCATGGAATTCTCAAAACTTATACCATTTGGTATTTCCATGGAGAGTCTCTAAATGAAGATGTTGACATCAATGATGATCCAATTGTTAATGATGATCAAGACTTCGATGATGATATGATTGGATTAGTGAATGACATATATTGTGGTTATAATGTCAACATTGGAACGGATTCTAATGAAGCATCGGTTGGAGAGGAACCTAAAAGGGATGCTACCATGTTTTACCATTTATTAAGGGAAGCTAAGGAAAAGTTACATCCAGAATGTGAGCTCTCAAAATTGGCTGCTATAGTGAAGTTACTTCACATGAAGAGTTTTCATCGATGGACCAACAGATCATTTGATGATTTGCTTGGTTTATTAAGGGAGCTTATTCCAAATGGAAAGCAAAATTTGCCAGAATCATACAGTAGTGCTCAAAAGTACGTTAGTGGTCTAGGCCTTCACTATGAGAAGTACGATGTTTGTCAGAATCATTGTACATTATATTGGGGATCATTTGCCAATGCAACATCATGTCAAATATGTGGATTATCTAGGTGGAAGTCTAACGAAGGGAAAAGCAAGAGGAAAAAAACTCCATATAAAGTGCTACGATACTTGCCTTTAAAACCAAGGTTGTAGAAGTTGTTTATGTCTAGTCAGGTAGCATCCAATATGCGATGGCATAAGGAAAAAAAGGATAGATTATGGAATTATGAGGCACCCTACTGATGGTCTTACGTGGAAGTCTTTTGATGAACAACATGGTTCATTTGCAAGTGATGCTCATAATGTTAGACTTGGATTGACAACTGATGGTTTCCAGCCTTTTGGAAACATGAGCTCCCAACATAGCATTTGGCCTGTAATTCTTATACCCCATAACTTACCCCCTTGGATTTGTAGGAAGCAAACCAATTTGATGATGTCAATGATTATTCCAGGTGAGCATAGTCCAGGAATGGGTATAGATATTTTTTTGTAGCCTTTAATTACTGAATTAAAAGAGTTATGGGAGGTTAGTGTGGAGACTTATGATGCACATAGCAAAAAGAACTTCACATTACATGCGGCCATTATTTGGACAATTAGTGATTTTCCAGCTTATGGAGATTTATCAGGGTGGTCAACAAAAGGTTACAAGGCTTGTCCTGCTTGCCACAAATATACTAGTGCAAAACACCTTTCTTATTCAAAGAAAATGTGCTATATGGATCATAGAAGGTTTTTGCCTCCTAGTCATAAATGGCGTAAGGACACTAAGTCCTTCAATGGCTTTAGAGAGACAAGAGCAATTCCAAAACCACTATCAGGTGATGAGGTGTTAATGGAGCTTGAAACTTTCACTCAAATGCCATTTAATAGGGGTATCAAAAGGAAGTATGATGCTTTAAATAGTTTCGAGAATTGGAGGAAGAAGAGTATCCTTTTTCAGTTACCCTATTGGAAGACACTTCTTATTCGGCATAATCTGGATGTGATGCACATTTAAAAGAATGTGTGTGATGATGTGTTAGAAATTGTAATGAACATCAAAGGAAAGACGAAAGATAATTTGAATAGCCGTTATGATTTGTTGAGTATGGGCATTAGACACGAGCTTCACCCAATTGTGAATGGGAAAAATGTTTGTGTCCCAATGGCACAATATGTGCTTTCTAATCATGAAAAGGAAGTCTTATGTAAGATGTTGGCTAATATGAAGACTTTAGATggttatttttcaaaaatatctaGGTGTGTTAATGTGAAGGAACGTAAGATTTCTGCAATGAAAAGTCATGATTGCCATGTATTCATACAATAACTTCTTCCTCTTGCAATTCGAGGTTTCCTTCCTAAAAATGTTACTAAGCCACTTATTCAGTTAAGTGCCTTCTTTCGAGATATATGCAGTAAGAGTTTAGATAGTTCTCAATTGGATGACATCGAGAAGCAAATTGTCTTGACATTATGCAAATTAGAGATGATTTTTCCTCCATCTTTCTTTGACATTATGGTGCACTTAGTTGTAGGTGAGGCCAAGATTGCTGGACATGTTCAATACAAATGGATGTACCCAATTGAGAGATATttgcataaattaaaattatatgttcGGAATAAGGCAAAGCCAGAAGGATCAATTGCTGAAGCTTATATTGCTGATGAGTGTTTAACTTTCTGTTCAAGATATTTGGTGGGAATTGACACCATCTTTAATCAGCTCCCACAAAATGATGATGGCTTTGATCAAAATGGTTGCAATGATGGGTTGGGAATTTTTAGAAGATCTGGGCGACCATTAGGAAGAGGTGAGTATCACTTGCTCACTGATGATTGGAAGCAGAAGGCACATCTTTACATTCTTAATAACTATGAAGAAGTTTGGCCTTGTGTTGAGTAAGTATCATTTTTTTTACATGAAAAAAATGTTATAATCCTAATATTATCCTATTTGATTTCTTACAAAATAAACATTGTTATAGGAAATATAAAGGTTCATTGCCTAATATCAATAATCGAGAATTGATGAGACGTTATAACTCAGAATTCCCAAATTGGTTCTTTAATCATGTACGTGAACTTATCCAATATGCTTGATTTTAATGAGTACATTACTTTATTCATATAATTCAATATAAATAACTATATATCCACATGATTTGATGATAAACTTCTAGGTGGTTGGGTTACATGTGCAAGGAGCAATTTCTAATGACTTACTCCATTTAGCTGAAGGTCCTTTAACATGCTACAAGTGTTATACTGGTTATATTGTGAATGGGTTTCGCTTTCACACTTTAGATCATCAAAAAATCAGACAAAGTCAAAACTCTAGTGTCATGTCTAGGGGTGACAATAATTCTCCTGATAAAGAGTATTATGGAACTTTGATGGATGTGTGGGAGCTACAATACTCAGGAAGGAATCAAATTTCATTATTTAAATGTGAATGGTTTGATGTGCGACATAAAGAGACTAGCTACATAGTAGATAATTACTCAATCACAAGTGTCAAAGCCAATGCTCGATTAAGTACAGAGGAGCCTTTATTTTGGCTTGTCAAGCTGAGCAAGTCTTTTATGTTAAGGATCCAAAAAATCCAAATTGGCTTGTTGTAATGAAAACTCATCCTCGAGATCTTTATAACATGCCTATTAAATTACAGGATGATGTTTGTGAAATTGTTGATGATAATGAGGTTTACCAAGAAGAGGAAAATGACATGCATGGTCGTCCAACAAGACCGATAGACAATGATGATGATATTGTTGACTTGAATAGGGTTAATGTTGATCCTGAAGAAGTTTCCATTCAAACAGCTCAAGAAATTCAAGAACGAATTGAACAAAATGATGAGGAACGTAATCAGGAAGAAAATATAGATGTTAGTGAAGATGAATTTGGAGATTATAATAATgaatttgaagaagaagaagatgatgattaAAGGtggttttaaaaatatatattttttaattttgacatATTCTTCCTATTGTATCTGTTTATTTATCAGGTATAATTTGATATATTGACAcattgttgattttttttttattaagtttgttaatgtttgttcatattttaatttctttaggTGATGGCAAGTGTAAGTAAACATAAGAAGAATAATAGGAAGATGCCGCCTGGGTTGAAAAGTTGCATATCTTCTGCACATGGTGATTCATCTGAAGAAACACTTCCACCCTCCCAATCAGAAAATTTGTCTGACTTTGTTACACCTGAAGGTATTTATttgaatatttgaattatttagctTTGAATGGTAATGTTATAATTTACTAGaaaattgtgattttttttttcaaattttagatgGATGGAGACAAGTTTCAAGGTCTAACACTGTTTGCAAGCTCACTAGTGTTAACAGGATTGTTCGCATTCAGAGACAATCTTCTCCTACATCTAATATTGGTATATTTACATCTATtgcaattataattttataagcgCAAGCTTACACATGAAAAAGTTATAAGTTATAAATACTAAGTAAccgattttatttttttatatatttaggtAAAAAAAGATAACTTTTTAGAGCTAACTTTAATCATGCACCACCTACCATTATTGATGCTCCATCACTATCTTCTCCTCCTCTATCAATTATCGGTATAATTTCGTATTTTACTTATAAATAAGTGTTGAATTTTTGTGTTAgaaatttggaattatgataGTTATATAACTAAATTCTTTTCTTATGATATGATGTACAGGAAATCAGGCAATCTTTAAGAATAACATTGAAAATGATCCAGTTGATGTCAGTAATGCTCCTTCATTATCTTCACCTGCTTCAAATGTTGTTGGTATGATTCTATACATTTtaactaaatttcaataaaagttttattttaataattttgaagtaTAATAGGTATGCATATGAATGCttttgttattttataattttagaggAACGAAGACGATCTTTGAGGGCTCACATTAATAATGAGTCATTTGGTGCTATTAATGATTGCTCACAATCTTCACTTCCTCCAACTTCTGCTACTAGAGTCAATAATTAGTCTGATAGAAATCCTTATCAACCTGAGATTGAGACAAGTGGAAGAAGTTCAATGAATTTTGGAGGTAATTTTCACACACTTTTATAAGCTAAGAGATTGATAAAAGTATTACAAGTTCACCAAATCTTGCTAATTTATTGGATTAATCTTGTTGCTCATACACATTTGATGAGTTGTGTATAttggatgattttttttttttgttcttccaTTAGGACGGTTGGCTAGTGGTAGGGGATTGTATAAAGGCATTGATCTTGATAAGTTGACAAATGGAAAGAAAGACAAGTTGATTACCTTCATACCCCCAGGAAAATATTTTCGACCAATTGGTGAACATGAAAGAAAGTTGGCATCATGGTTAGGATATTGTGCAAGATCTTGTGGTCCACCTAAGGAGCCTTGGAATGCTATTGAAGCTCGATATCTTATTCGTTTATGGAGTATGATTCAGGTTAACTTCATATGCTTTTTTAGAGTTTCTTGTTTGAAAAAATTCTTTTTATCCTTTAAATCATATcacattatattttattatattctaTGTTAAATTGCTAAATAAGATGAATACATGATATTGCATGATTAagaatcaatttttaaattttataggaTTACTTTGATGTAAGTCCTGAGAGTCCAGACAAATGGAAGAAGCTTGAGGAAATGCAAAAGGTGAAGCCTGACACGGCTGAGATAAAAAAAGCTAAGTTTGAATTCTATTGTTTCtatgaaatgaaaatattatATTGCAAATGGAAGTACAAGCTACACCTTAAGTATTTGAAGTACTCAATTGATGATGAACGACTGCAACATGTTTCTGAAGGATTGACTGTGGATACTTGGAAGGAAATGTTCAAAGTTTTTGCTAATGAGGACTTTCAGGTACTTTTTAATTACTTTTTCTATTAtggtaaaaaataaatattttttaacatCAATATCATGTAGGCCTTATGTTCCACCAATACAAATAATCGTGCTAGTCAAAGAATTATTGCTTCAACTGGTCCCACTCCTTTTGCGCAAGTAGAGTATGATATGGtaaactatataaaaaaaaaatactatttacTTGTAGTTATTTCTTTTCTTTAGTTATATTATGTTATATAATGCAtggttaatataattaatattgtagATGGATGCGGAGATTGGTGAAGTACCATATGCTTCTGAAGTCTGGATGGCTACACATGGGTTCTTGGATGAGCAAGGCCAAACACAATGGCATGATCCAGAATCATCAAGGATATATGTAAGTATTTTGACtatgaaattattaatatttttatattatatttatatattaaatattcacatttttaatattatattttgtaGGAAGAGAAGCAAAGGATTGAGAAACAACCAACAAATGATAATGAGACTGGTCCTACTCCAGATGATATCTTAAAAGAGGTGTTTGGCGTTAGATCTGGTTATGTCCGTGGTAAAGGATTAGGATACAAAGCAAGCACTAGGGGAATGGCATGCGGTTCTAGAAATGAGGAATTAAATGAATTGAGAGATGAGGTAGCAAGGTTGAATGCTCGTTTGAAGGAACAAGAACAACGCAATAATGAGATAGCACAACTAAATGCTCGACTCAAGGAACAAGAAGAGCGCAATTTAGAGTTTTTTAAAAGATTTGAGAGTGTGATAGGATACAAATCATCAGAAAGTCAGGATATGACAATAGTAAGTACTTTTTAGatatatttaatttcatgaattggaaAAACTACTTTTTGAATGACCCTTTATTTAAATCTATTGTAGGATTAACAGATCAAGTGATGAAGGCTTGCAGACTAGCAATGAAGTTGAATTAGAGTTTGAAGACTACTATTATCATAGGagttttattttgaatattatcAAGTATGAACAAATTAGGAATTAAAGTAGGTAGATTTAAGTTTATTTTGCATACTAGCTACGTACACTTAAAAATTATTGTTATATCATACTTTAAAACTTATGTTGCTTTTTATTGTTGAATATTAATTTTATCATATAGTTGCTTTGAATTAAATATGAGATTTACGAGTatcaatatttttaataattataaatataatatcctAATATTAAAAGCAACTTTATAGGGAAAAAAATATGAGGATGTGAGGACGAAAATTATTCTTATTCGATTTTTATCAGGGGACGACTACGATCTTTATAAATTGGGACAAGTATTGTTCCCTTTAAATAGGGACGAATATCGTCCCCTTTTAATAGGGGGGATGATTATGGTCCCCCTTGAGTTTGATCCAAAACTAGGGACGAGCGTCGTCCCCCTTTTATAGGGGACGATTATGGTCCCCCTTGAGTTTGGACGAAGGGGATGACATTCATCCCCATATAGGGGGACGACAGTCATCTCCATGTTAGGAGACGACTATGATTGTCATCCCCATATTAGGGACGACTATCATCTCTTTTTCAGGGACGACATTATGATTTGTCGTCTCCTATAGAATAGGGTATGAAGGTAAAGAGGACAATAGGTGGGAACGATTAATGTCGTCCCTTATACCTTTGGGGATGATTATTCATAGTTTTGGGGATAATTTTATGTGTCCCCTATACTCACTTTTTTTGTAGtggtgcgatggatttgttttcttcgcgcaagtactgaagataaagcccagtgaatattagactgagattttgaagtccggatctgcagaagtgtcacaAGTGTTTAGGTTATCacatcctcagcaatgcatatagatagggctcacaaaagtcattttatgtatttataattagttattaattgtaatataaattatggtattgtaattaatttgtatatcatgtaaattgtgaatttatgaaattagcttataaatcatgtaaattatgaagtttgagaattttgatacataaattgagtatgaatggatatgtatgcaaatgagttgcaagaattgaatgtgtgatgagatgattatgaaaataactgatgagattttattgtgaaaatattgatgaaatttcaagcaggtgaatagtgaaatacgtcaactggtaataaaatagggaaaactctgctggtttctccacaggaaaataattgatattaaaatataattagttcaaaattattaaagaaataaagtaagataagttagggtgttcCGGCACCAAATGTAGTACTCCTTACTTGGCTaaactatagatgggtaaggggtgtcacagaataaGTGAGACTCTAAAGAGTGGAGACCTAGCTTCGTCTTTGTTCTGGCTTCATCTAAGGGATTTGCAGCAAAAGGGCATAATTTAGACAATCAAGCGGAAGTGAAGAAAGAAGAAGTGAGACTCTAAAGAGTGGAGACCAGAGTGGAGAAGAAGTGAGACTCTAAAAAGTGGATTGTCTTTGTCCCGGCTTCGTCTAGGGGATTTGTAGCAAAAGGACTCAATGTTTGTGAGGTAAGGAGAAGACCCTTCATTCTTTCTAAAAGAAGGGCTAAAGGTTAGTTGAAGAACTGAAAGAAGGAATGACCGAAAGAGTGtaatggatatatatatatatatatatatatgtatgtaagtAAAACGGCGTAGAATTGATGTATATATATTTTCGATTcaatttgtatatatatatttttaattttaataactgAACTGAATTGGAAAGCTAAACTTTTCTCTAAAAATACTAATTATAATCGAATTAAATtgattcgttttttttttttcaattaaaatcgAGATGCCCTTTTGATGGTGGAGTTGACATTGACGAGAAAGTCACATTTGTGAAAGAGAAAGGAGGGGAGACTTAAAAAGCAAAGAGATAGAGACAGGAAATAAGGGGGGAGGGCGGGGGAGAGAAACATGAGAGAGAACGGAGAGGGGTAAATGTATTATAGAAATAAAAAATTGTCTCTCATTTGACTTGATTAACTAAAAAAATACGCCAAAAAAATGGATAGATGAAATTTGAAGACGGAATCAAACTTTAAAGatacattaatataatttttaaaaattaaaaaaattataaataatcgcAATATCTAATAACTATATAATAATTTAtccttttatatattaattaatatatcccTGTTGCTATCTATGTATTTATTAAAAAAGACAGTGAACTGGAAATCGAATATATAGTGTCCTAAAGTAGCAGATATTTTGGATTATCATGTGAGAAAGACGTAGCAACTTCCGACCATTCAATCTGTCTCTTCCCATGCAGTGTGTGGACAGGGAAAGATCTTTACCAAATCAGTTGGCTGTCTGACTTTTGAACACTGTGTCCTCTTCATGAACCTCACATAAACTCTATATCTTTAGCCAAATCCGCGTGCTATTGGAAGATACATACACAACCATATTTCCCCACAAGCATTATTTTACACCAACTTGCTTTAAGGACTGAGCGGCTCTTAATGAGTTGATATCGATTACCAATGCTTTATATCGGCTCACAGAGGCGGTGtattttcatatttaaacatCACACTTAACAAATTCAAATCAGAACTAAGCAGGTAGTTGAATATAAATCACCATCTCGAAAACTACACATGCATTATTATTTGACACCAACTTGCTTTCAGGGATTGTTAATGAGATCTAAATGAGTTGATAGCTAATCTTTATTCATTAGAGGTGCAAAGCACTGACAGCCTGAGATGATTAGTCATTTGTTATATGTACATTCCGAGAATATCAAAGCTGTCTTAAAGAATCAAGAAAAGAATTATATATCTATAGATTATATAGCATGTAAAAGGAAGGTTTAAGTTTCACTTCAAAAGTGATAAGAAAGATGTTTGATTGTGGGAATTTTATTATAAGGTATTTAAATTATGAGGATtggtgattatatatatatatatatatatatatatatatatatatatatatatatatatttggtgcTCTAGTAATTTTATAATTCTAGAAAACAAATTTTATAGATATTTTGAATTAACTAATTTACTAAATTGCTTTTTAATCTTTATAATttgatattattaatttttttctctatattaaaaaataaattaaaaacatctaaaatttaattttgttacACTCTAGCTAGTTATTCCATCTATTTTCTAAatatatttcaatatatttggcatGTCAAACAAGTCAaataagatacaaaattttaagcAAATTACTATTTCATTCCTAAATTTTgtcctttttaaaaaaattatattaaaatatttctaAAATTGCTGATTTTGAAAGGGTAATTCGATCTTTTCCTAAAGCATCAATGATTAAATAGATTAAAATAAATAGAATGATTAAAATGTTTgatgaataaaatattttttcattttaatttaaaaaataaggaGACGACAACATTAATAATGCAGAGCGACAAAAATACATTCAGTTAATTATTCTGATTATTCTCTCAaatctttcaatttttttggGTAGGATTTGGAGTGCAATCTTTCTGAAGTATATGCGATATATAGCaagaaattaatctttatttatttatttttttacaatATCCAGAGAACCACACATTACGAAAATGCAACTTGTTTacatattattttatatgttatctTTCCCAACCAGATCCATCCCATCTCCATGCCACTTTTTATTCTTATCCATAAAAACGTGATCAAACTTGCTACTGCAATAATCAAGATTCAAGATTACATGCATATTTTGTGCTGCAATTGATGACCAAAATATAATAATATCATGTTAAAAATCtcttaattaacataattatcaTCTCAATCCCTCCTAAATTGTATAGTTATTAGCCCCACATACTTACGATTAGTAACAAATACAAATCTGCGACTATATATACGACACTTTCACTTCTATACTTCCCAAATTATCTCTTTGATATAAAAGATGAAAGATAAGGGCCGATTCTTCAAACATTGTTTCAGCAAGTGTCTGAATCTTGGTATTAGGGTCTTGCAGTATGCAGCAAGCTGCAGTTTTCAAGATTGGCAGATATGGTCTCGATTTCCTGAGGAAGATTATTCCATTCCCAGAGATGTTCCGAGGGGTCACTTGGCAGTGTATGTAGGTGAAAATTGCAATAGATATGTCATTAAGGTTACTTTACTGAAGCATCCTCTCTTCTTGGCATTGCTCGATGAAGCTGAGGAGATTTTTGGCTTTGCTGCTGGTTCTAAACTATGCATTCCTTGCAGTGAGATCATATTCATCAGTGTTCTAAATTCTGCGAACTCGTAATAACAGGATTGTAGGTTTCAGTTTTGTTTTTAAGATGCAATATTCTTTTCATCTTGTTTAGCAATTTtggttaaaagaaaaaaaaaaaaaaaaaagaataagtgCACAGCTCAATTCATTTGCAAATAAAAACATTGTAATTGTATATTTGATCGATGTTCTTTAATAGCTAAGCAAGTTTTGCACTGTAGTGCTTGAAAATCTTGAGAAAGAAGTCTTGCAAGAAAACTTAGCCATTCGAGACGCACTCTGTTGTTTATTTTATCATCCAGAGATGGTAAATTTCTTCATTCTTCATTTAACT is a window encoding:
- the LOC131182537 gene encoding uncharacterized protein LOC131182537, which codes for MQKVKPDTAEIKKAKFEFYCFYEMKILYCKWKYKLHLKYLKYSIDDERLQHVSEGLTVDTWKEMFKVFANEDFQALCSTNTNNRASQRIIASTGPTPFAQVEYDMMDAEIGEVPYASEVWMATHGFLDEQGQTQWHDPESSRIYEEKQRIEKQPTNDNETGPTPDDILKEVFGVRSGYVRGKGLGYKASTRGMACGSRNEELNELRDEVARLNARLKEQEQRNNEIAQLNARLKEQEERNLEFFKRFESVIGYKSSESQDMTIVSTF